The DNA window GGAACTGGGCGACGGCGGAGCGACGGATCTCCGGAAATTGCAGCTCGCCGCGCTCCAGGTCGACCGAACGAACGCGGCAGTGCGGGCCGCTCGTATGGAGCGACCTGCCGTCGCTGGAGAAAATCACTTCCGCTCCCCGCACGTCGCCCGGAACATCCTCCCCCGGCAGGAGGGTTTCGTGATGCTGCAGCGAGGAATCGACACGCAGGATCGCCCCGTCCCGGCAAAGCACCGCCAACCACGGCTCCGAAGGATGGCTCCGGATGACCAGGGGCTCGGATGGCAGGGTCATGGGTCCGGCCACCCGATCGGCCGTGACGGGGTCCCACACCTGCAGGACGCCAGGCGCCTCCCCCATCTGCTCTTCGGTCGCCGCCTCCACACCGCCGGTGACCAGTCGATCTCCCGCCGAAACGAAGGTGGCACAACGCAGACCTACACTGGTCTCAAGGATCGGCCCGACCGGCACTCCGTCCGCCAGGCGGAACACTTGGGTCACGGTAGGCAGGGGCCCCGGTCTCCTCGATCCCCCGTGGGCGATCAGCGAACAATCCGCGGACACCGCGACCAGCTCCGCAAACGGAGCATGCACCCGGACAATCGGCTCCGTCTGAACAAGCTGGTGGATCCTGATCCCGATCGCATCCCGCACTGCGAGCAGCGTCCCGTCCGGGGAAAAGGCCGCCTCGTGGCCTCCGCCGGGGGCAGTCACCCCCCGCAGGCTCCCATCGAGGTTCAGCACTTCGCCCGTATTCATGGCATAGAGCCCCGACGCATCGGGAAGAAAACGTGCGTGCCCGACGGGCCGCCGGAACAACGGGTCGGGGCGGTCGAGGCGAAGCAGCCCCGCCGGCGTCACCAGCAGACCGCCGTCATGACTGACATCGGCGTCGTAGCCCAGCCCGATCCGTGGCTCCGGCCCGATCAGCTCGCCGCTGCCCGCATCCACCTCGACCATCCGACCGTCGACCTTGACGAGGATCCGCCCCGCGTCGGCCCAGCGGGATGTGAGGAATCGATCGCCCGCCACGATCGATCGGGGGTCGGTGGTGAATGGCGGAAACAGGGGCTCAGGGTGACCTTCGGCGACCGGGAAGATTCGGAGCTTGTCGGTGCAATCGACGGTCAGCACCTGTCCGCCATCCGCCGAAAAGGACGCGAACCGCATTGGTTCCGGGTGTTTCAGCGGACCGCTCACGAAATTGCCACTGCCGCGGCTCCACACCCGAGGGTGCGTGCTTCCGGCGAGGATCCGGTCCCCGTCCGCAGAGACCGCCAGGACACTGACCGTCTCGCCCTCGATCTCGAAGAGCACCTGCTCCGAGCCGTCCTCGAGGTCGCGAAGCAGGACCTGGTCGTCGCCCGAACTGAAAACAAGAAGCGCCAACTTCGGCAGGAAAGCCGCGGTGGCCAGCGTCGCCTCGAAGATCAGTGGCTGACCGCTTCGCAGGTCGAACACCATCGGGGGGGTATCCGACCCCAGCTCCATCAGGAAGCGCGACGTCGCATCGAACTCCAAGACGTCATTCGCCACTTCCCTGCGCTCCAGACACCGGACGACCGGCATCGCCAGATCCCCGTGAAGGGCAGCGCGCAGGCGGTTGTCGGCGCGGCGCCCTGGATCGTGCGCCGCCTCCACCGCGGCCTGCGTGAACCAGAGCGCAGCATCGGCATGCCGCTGCCCCTTGGCCTTTGCCAGACCCGTTTCCCGGTAGGAATCGGACAGCACCTCGCAGGTTTCCAGCCGCGCCATTTCCGCCAGCGCACCCGCAACCCGGGCCCGTTCCGCCTCCCGCCGCGTCATCAACAGCCCGATAGCCATGGCCGCCAGCAGGGCGACCGAACACGCCACCGCCAACCGGTGCTTGCGCACGAACTTGCCGGCCCGGTAGGCCAAGGTCGGATCGGTCGCACTGACCGGCTCATGATTGAGGAACCTCTGGACATCCGCTCCCAGCGAGGTCGCCCCTCCGTAACGTCGGTCACGCTCCCGGGCGAGCGCCTTCATCACGACGCGATCGAGATCCCGCGCGATCCTGAGCGGAGACGGAGCGGCGGCCAGACTCGCGGCGCCAGCCCGCGTGCTCGGCCTCGGGGGGTCGGTCTCACGGATCAAGCGCATCACCTCGGCGTGCGCCACCTCGCGGAAGGTCTCCTTCCCCAGCGGGGGACCGCCGGTGAGCATCTCATACAAGAGCGCACCGAGCGAATAGACGTCACTGCGGGTATCCACGTCCGGTGCTCCACCCGCCTGCTCGGGGCTCATGTAGCCCGGCGTTCCGACAACGTGCCCAACCTGCGTGGCAAACGTGCGGCCGCAGTGACGATCCTCGAGCAACTTGGCGATGCCGAAGTCGATGACCTTGACCTGCGGCCCCTGCGACCTTTCGACAACCATCACGTTCGACGGCTTGATGTCGCGGTGGATCACGCCTTTCCGGTGGGCATGCTCGACCGCCTCGCAGATCTCGAGAAAGATCCCAAGGCGCTGGCCGACTCCCAATTTACGGGAAAAGCAGTAATCGGTGACGGGCATCCCCTCGACCAACTCCATCGCGAAGTATGGACGACCCGTCTCCGTCGCACCGGCCTCGAAGACCTGCGCGATGCCCGGGTGGTCCATCATCGCCAGACTCTGCCGCTCGGCATCGAAACGCGACACCACCTCCCGGGTGTCCATCCCCAGACGGATGATCTTCAACGCCACCGTGCGCTCCACCGGGTGCAGCTGCCGGGCGCGCCACACGCTCCCCATCCCACCCTCGCCAATGCGTTCGATGAGCTCGTAGGGACCCACCGAGTCCCCCACCTGCTCACCGAGACGGGGCGCCGAGGCCGTTTCCAGCAAACCCCGGAGAAGACAGTGCGGGCACATACCCTCGGCGACCCCGACAGGATGATCGGTGCCGCAGTCCGGGCAGGAGGATCGGGAACTCATCGCAACGGTGTAGTCTTTCTTTCCGGTTTCGATGCGATTGTTTCACTCACCGTGTTCGACGAGAGCGCGACAAAGATGCGCAAGCTCGTCCCGGAGATCCTCCTCGCTGCCGACCGTGTCACGGATTTCCTCCTCGACGTATCGCCGGAATCGCTGGCGCATCTGGAACACCGCCGACCTCACCCCCGCCCCGCTCAGACCCAGACAATTCGCAACGGTGGCCTCGTCACCGTAGCTCCCGTCACCCATCAGGCAGCCCTTCAGCTCATCGAACACGGCCTCCCGTCCCTTCGACTCATGGAACGCACGCAGCCTCGCGAACACGCGGCCGATGAGCGCATAGGCCCACTCCCTGTCGAAATCCGTCGCTTCACCGCCAACCGGGCCCTCCTCAGCCAGCCGCTCCTCCGCCCAGGTCTGGTCGATTGCCAGCAGCTTCACGCCCCCGCCCCGCTTGGCCGCATTCTCGCTGCGCCAGCGCTGGGCGAGGAAGTTCGACAAGGCACCCATCAGAAACGAACGCAGGCGACCCCGTTCACGATCCGCCCGACTCAGCGAGTCCTGCTGCAGCAGCCGCAGGAGGAACGCCTGGACCGCGTCCTCGGAATCGTCAGGCGACAGGCCCCGTCTGCGCGCAAAGGCGTAGAGAGGATACCAATACGCCGAGCACAGCTCCTCAAGCGCCTGACGAGCCGCTGCGAAGTCGTCGCCACGGGCCATCGAGACCACCGTCCAGCGGGTCAGTGGAAAGGCGGAGGCATCGGAGGGAGAGGACGACTCGGCTGTCACAGGGTGATTCATGCAGTGAATCCCAAAGGCTGCAATCCCTCGCCACGCCAGTGCTTGCATCCGAAACCCGGCAGGACCAGTGCCTTTGCAAGACTCCTGGCCGAGAAGCGCCGGGGCGAGGTCTCCGCAGTCCTTCCACCTCCTATCCGCGAAGGTGCTGAGGAAGCGGCAACGGCGATCGGGAAGCATTTCAAACGTGAGCATAAAGTCATCGACCACAACGGCACCGCCGAGGGGCTGGATTTCCGCCACCGAGCCCGTCGGCCAGCATCGCTTCAGTGATCGCTCCGTCCGTGACGCTCTGCGCCTTTTCGGCGCTCAAGGCGTAGCCGCTCGCGGTGATCTGACCATCGGGCGAGAGCAGATTGACGGTCGTGTTGTCGGCCGAGAACCAGACACGGAGGCGCACGTCAGCAGTCCGTCGCTGGAGTCCTGCGCGGACGCGAATCAGTCCTCCCCTTCGATCCGCTCGATTTGTGCGCGGTGCCACTTCTCGACCGCTCCGTCTTGCCACAAGATGCCCTCGTGACGTGGGCCATGGATCGCGGCCCGATTCCGGTGCCACCGAAGCAAGCTCTCACGATCGGGCCGAAGGGCACGGAAGCCCGGGTGCCGGCGGCTGAATTCCTTCCACATTTCTCCCCACTCGGCGGATGACAGCACCGGCGAGGGCCGCCCGTCGACGATCCGACGGGCGGCATCGATTTCTGCCAGCAGCATTTCATCCTCGGGAGAGAGTCCGCTATGTTCGGCGGCGGCCCGCAGTTCATCCAGCTTCACGATGATATAGCGCGCGAGCTTGGCGCAGAAGATCACGTGGCGCCCGTCGGGCGTCGGCACGTAGTCGGAATGAAAGCCGAGCGCGGTATCCCATCGCGGTCCGAGCTCCAGGCCGGTCCGGGAATCCCAAAGTCGCATCGAGGGCGGCTCCAGATTCGAGCCGATGGCCGACATCACCCAGGGGGTGTCCGGGACCACCATCGAGTAGGTGGTGGTGGCTTCCTTGTCGAAGCGGCTGTGTCCGAGGCTCAGCCCCTGCCGCCAGTCGATCCACTCGATCCGTTGTCTGCCGGGAACCAGCAGGTCTCCGCCGGGTGTGAGTCGGGCTCCGAATCCGCCGCCGGGTCGCAGCCCCGGATCGACCGCGATGGGGGCACCACTCCCGGCGTCGAACAGCCACGGGTCCGCCGAGGATCGGGTGGGACTGAGCAGGACGCCGTCCGTTAGGTGCATCCTTTGCCCGAAGGATTGGCCCTCCGGGGTGACGAACCTGAGCTGGCCACCGCGGACCTCGAAGGCCCGCACCCGGGTGTCGAGGCCATTGGCATAGAGCGTTTCCCCATCGGCCGAGAACAGAAGGTTGCCCCGCAGCGGAAGTCCCGGCGGCGGTCGCTTGCCGAGCGCCGGAGCGGCGAGTGTGCGGACGGCCGACAGGTCCGACTCGACCCGCCAGATCGTGCCATCCGAGCCCAGGACCGCGAACCACGGTTCGGACGGGTGGACGGCGAGGGTCTGCGGCTCGACGGGCAGGATAAGCGGTCCGGCGACTCGTTCCCCGGAGCGGACGTCCCACCGCTGCAGCACGCCGCGCGACGTGCGTTCCGGGTCGATGGTGTAGAAGGGCGACACCGGGATCGGCGTTTCCCTGCCACCGGTCACGAAGTCGTGCGAACCCGGGAGAAACGCCCCGCAAAGCTGCTGAAAGCCGGTCTCGATCACCGGTCCGGCCGGCTGACCATCCTCTACCTTGAAGGCGCGGGTCGAGGTCTCGCCGTGGTGGGGCGAATTCCAGCCGGCCGAGGCGAAGAGGGAGCCGTCGCGATTCACTGCGATGGCACCCGCCGTGGTCGTCCCGACAAAGACCAGCGGCCCCGGCCGGGCGATCTGATAGATAACGATGCCGGTGGGGTGGCGGACTGCCAGCAGCGTGCCGTCGGGCGAAATGCGCCAGGGAGCCCCGGGCAACCCGATGCGTGAGCGCCGT is part of the Haloferula helveola genome and encodes:
- a CDS encoding WD40 repeat domain-containing serine/threonine protein kinase; translation: MSSRSSCPDCGTDHPVGVAEGMCPHCLLRGLLETASAPRLGEQVGDSVGPYELIERIGEGGMGSVWRARQLHPVERTVALKIIRLGMDTREVVSRFDAERQSLAMMDHPGIAQVFEAGATETGRPYFAMELVEGMPVTDYCFSRKLGVGQRLGIFLEICEAVEHAHRKGVIHRDIKPSNVMVVERSQGPQVKVIDFGIAKLLEDRHCGRTFATQVGHVVGTPGYMSPEQAGGAPDVDTRSDVYSLGALLYEMLTGGPPLGKETFREVAHAEVMRLIRETDPPRPSTRAGAASLAAAPSPLRIARDLDRVVMKALARERDRRYGGATSLGADVQRFLNHEPVSATDPTLAYRAGKFVRKHRLAVACSVALLAAMAIGLLMTRREAERARVAGALAEMARLETCEVLSDSYRETGLAKAKGQRHADAALWFTQAAVEAAHDPGRRADNRLRAALHGDLAMPVVRCLERREVANDVLEFDATSRFLMELGSDTPPMVFDLRSGQPLIFEATLATAAFLPKLALLVFSSGDDQVLLRDLEDGSEQVLFEIEGETVSVLAVSADGDRILAGSTHPRVWSRGSGNFVSGPLKHPEPMRFASFSADGGQVLTVDCTDKLRIFPVAEGHPEPLFPPFTTDPRSIVAGDRFLTSRWADAGRILVKVDGRMVEVDAGSGELIGPEPRIGLGYDADVSHDGGLLVTPAGLLRLDRPDPLFRRPVGHARFLPDASGLYAMNTGEVLNLDGSLRGVTAPGGGHEAAFSPDGTLLAVRDAIGIRIHQLVQTEPIVRVHAPFAELVAVSADCSLIAHGGSRRPGPLPTVTQVFRLADGVPVGPILETSVGLRCATFVSAGDRLVTGGVEAATEEQMGEAPGVLQVWDPVTADRVAGPMTLPSEPLVIRSHPSEPWLAVLCRDGAILRVDSSLQHHETLLPGEDVPGDVRGAEVIFSSDGRSLHTSGPHCRVRSVDLERGELQFPEIRRSAVAQFLQLRGDTLFSFTNDRDDPWLIDARDGRPLEIPEALAGAYRAYGSELSADGSAVLFVHRDRVSVMDLATGVERGSTLMTGDEARGYSRFVPGTGWVVSAIAERGKPQALVVWDARSGAELSPRWPLGGRLRFGDLVVTADGRHAVASVKGEGFAIIDLAELRARARKPSSLPEDAELAVAELQAAREIVRGRSIRLDARRSWLPRWKAFRGFHLEDLPLKPSREQLLRWHRNQEAQYGPDGVPGRWHRARRKELGD